A single window of Anomaloglossus baeobatrachus isolate aAnoBae1 chromosome 5, aAnoBae1.hap1, whole genome shotgun sequence DNA harbors:
- the LOC142310574 gene encoding uncharacterized protein LOC142310574: MDSAGDCIRRSEGLLASSDFQSYDVGVPQDTYEEHCIIPAVSSVLHSKDLPSDPIKQILSSDSSQAVKENKSNSRDVRAIKGMKIFSCSECEKCFNCQSTLVKHKRSHTGEKPYPCPECGKCFASRSHLFRHQRTHTGEKPFLCLECEKCFASKSHLFRHQRIHTGEMPFSCSECGKCFREKINLVTHQRTHTGEKPYPCPECWICFSKKSNLVTHQRTHTGEKPFSCSECGKCFKHIASLIIHRRIHTGENPFSCSECGKCFNQKSTLVTHQRLHTGEKPFSCTECGKSCASKSHLVSHKKTHIGKKSYIC; the protein is encoded by the exons ATGGATTCAGCAG GTGACTGTATTAGGAGATCAGAGGGACTTCTGGCATCTTCAGATTTTCAATCATATGATGTTGGTGTGCCACAAGACACATATGAAGAACATTGCATTATCCCAGCTGTATCATCAgtgcttcacagcaaagatctaccatctgatcctattaaacagatcctatcttctgattcatcacaggctGTTAAGGAAAATAAAAGTAACAGCAGGGATGTTAGAGCTATCAAAGGAATGAagatattttcatgttcagagtgtgagaaatgtttCAATTGTCAATCAACCCTTGTTAAACataagagaagtcacacaggggagaagccatatccatgtccagaatgtgggaagtgttttgcAAGTAGATCACATCtttttagacatcagagaactcacacaggggagaagccatttttatgtctagaatgtgagaaatgttttgcaagTAAATCACACCTTTTTaggcatcagagaattcacacaggtgagatgccattttcatgttcagaatgtgggaaatgttttagagagaagataaatcttgttacacatcagagaactcacacaggggagaagccatatccatgtccAGAATGTTGGATATGTTTTTcaaagaaatcaaatcttgttacacatcagagaactcacacaggggagaagccattttcatgttcagaatgtgggaaatgctttaagcATATAGCAAGTCTTATTATACATCGGAGAATTCATACAggagagaatccattttcatgttcagaatgtgggaaatgttttaatcagaaatcaactcttgttacacatcagagacttcacacaggggagaagccattttcatgtacagaatgtgggaaaagttgtGCATCTAAATCACATTTGGTTAGTCATAAAAAAACTCACATAGGGAAGAAATCATATATATGCTGA